From uncultured Methanobrevibacter sp., the proteins below share one genomic window:
- a CDS encoding DUF2085 domain-containing protein — protein sequence MNYKNLICHRKPERSFFIKGHQFPVCARCTGFYTGLIIFLIYDYFFNIDYSLNLLIFSIILLIPTSIDGFTQLLNFRQSNNTLRFITGVIGGIGLIIFLKIVIQWLLKIIALL from the coding sequence ATGAATTATAAAAATTTAATATGCCACAGAAAACCTGAAAGGAGCTTTTTTATCAAAGGGCATCAATTTCCAGTGTGCGCCAGATGTACCGGCTTTTATACTGGATTAATCATTTTTTTAATTTATGACTATTTTTTTAATATTGACTATAGCCTCAACTTATTAATTTTTTCAATAATACTTTTGATACCAACATCAATCGACGGATTTACACAATTATTGAATTTTAGACAGAGCAATAACACATTGAGATTTATCACTGGAGTGATTGGTGGAATAGGATTAATAATTTTTTTAAAAATAGTAATTCAATGGCTTTTGAAGATAATTGCATTGCTGTAA
- a CDS encoding acetolactate synthase large subunit yields MRGGEAIIESLKNMGVKTIFGYPGGQTIPFYDMLYDADIDHILVRHEQAAAHAADGYARASGKVGVCLATSGPGATNLVTGIGTAYMDSSPIVAITGQVPTHLIGNDAFQEADIIGITMPIVKHSYQPKNPDLIPSMIKSSFEIASSGRPGPVLIDVPKEVQEGELTKFDDSLIETPGYNPTVKGNIKQIKKARDLIKQAKKPMILAGAGVIISNACCELKTLANTINAPVMTSLLGKGAFDETDDLALGMLGMHGRKVSNDYINESDLLIAIGVRFSDRTTGRLDSFVPDTKVIHIDIDPAEIGKNVDVDLPIVGDAKNVLSSLNKVLKDYKVPSEVNDWTNMIKQKNKDLKPRVSYDDVPLKPQTVIKEISDVLTPESILTTDVGQNQMWAAHFFDTQKPRKFISSGGLGTMGFGFPAAIGAKVACPDDPVVSINGDGGFLMVCQELATVREYDIPVIAVVLENRTLGMVYQWQSLLYNERHSQTLLGNSPDFVKLAESFGVTGVRITQPGETKEALSSAIKDNEPILLNVVIDSEEALPMLPPGAGINEMIGEYKLERDVI; encoded by the coding sequence ATGAGAGGCGGAGAAGCGATAATTGAATCCCTCAAGAATATGGGGGTAAAAACTATATTTGGTTATCCTGGTGGACAAACAATTCCATTCTATGATATGTTATATGATGCAGATATCGATCATATCTTAGTTAGGCACGAACAAGCGGCAGCTCATGCGGCAGATGGTTATGCAAGAGCTTCCGGAAAAGTTGGTGTGTGTTTGGCTACTTCAGGTCCTGGTGCAACCAATCTTGTAACTGGTATTGGAACTGCTTATATGGATTCTTCTCCTATTGTGGCAATCACTGGTCAAGTTCCTACTCATTTAATTGGTAATGATGCATTTCAAGAAGCAGATATAATTGGGATTACTATGCCTATAGTAAAACATAGTTATCAACCAAAAAACCCTGATTTAATACCTTCAATGATTAAATCTAGTTTTGAAATTGCTTCTAGTGGAAGACCAGGTCCTGTTTTAATAGATGTTCCTAAAGAAGTTCAAGAGGGTGAATTAACAAAATTTGACGACTCTTTAATTGAAACTCCCGGTTATAATCCGACTGTTAAAGGAAATATCAAACAAATCAAAAAAGCTCGTGATTTAATTAAACAGGCTAAAAAGCCAATGATTTTGGCTGGTGCGGGAGTAATCATATCAAATGCATGCTGTGAATTGAAAACGTTAGCTAATACAATCAATGCACCAGTAATGACTTCACTTTTGGGTAAAGGAGCTTTTGATGAAACTGATGATTTGGCATTAGGTATGCTTGGTATGCATGGTAGAAAAGTTTCAAATGATTATATTAATGAATCTGACTTGTTGATAGCTATTGGTGTAAGGTTTTCAGACAGGACCACTGGTAGGCTGGATAGTTTTGTTCCGGATACTAAAGTAATTCATATTGATATTGATCCGGCAGAAATAGGCAAAAATGTGGATGTGGATTTGCCTATTGTAGGTGATGCAAAAAATGTTTTATCTTCATTAAATAAAGTTTTAAAAGATTATAAAGTTCCATCAGAAGTAAATGATTGGACTAATATGATAAAACAAAAAAATAAAGATTTAAAACCTCGTGTTAGTTATGATGATGTGCCATTAAAACCACAAACTGTTATAAAAGAAATTTCAGATGTTTTAACTCCTGAATCAATTTTAACAACTGATGTAGGTCAAAATCAGATGTGGGCAGCACATTTCTTTGACACTCAAAAGCCACGTAAATTCATTTCATCAGGCGGTCTTGGAACTATGGGATTCGGATTCCCAGCAGCGATTGGTGCAAAAGTGGCTTGTCCGGATGATCCTGTTGTATCTATAAACGGTGATGGTGGATTTTTAATGGTTTGTCAGGAGTTAGCTACTGTTCGCGAATATGACATTCCTGTTATTGCAGTTGTTTTGGAAAACAGAACATTGGGAATGGTATATCAATGGCAAAGCTTACTATATAATGAAAGGCACTCTCAAACATTGTTGGGTAATAGCCCTGACTTTGTTAAATTGGCAGAAAGTTTTGGTGTAACTGGAGTAAGGATTACACAACCTGGCGAAACTAAAGAAGCTTTATCAAGTGCAATTAAAGATAATGAACCTATTTTATTAAATGTTGTTATTGACTCCGAAGAGGCACTTCCTATGCTTCCTCCTGGAGCTGGAATTAATGAGATGATTGGTGAATATAAACTTGAAAGGGATGTGATTTAA
- a CDS encoding carbonic anhydrase: MTILENVLKDNKEFVENFEGEEMSHHAAKKLAILTCMDCRLIDFFEPALGLKRGDAKIVRNAGNSIVGEDAIRSIGAALYNLGAEEVMVVGHTECGMAGADAEALKEKMLARGIKEEDIAKYDLAEWIGGFESEEENVKNVCEKIKNHPLIPDVPVHGLIIDIVTGELKVLVDGY, encoded by the coding sequence ATGACTATATTAGAAAACGTATTAAAAGACAACAAGGAATTTGTAGAAAACTTTGAAGGCGAAGAAATGTCTCATCATGCAGCTAAGAAATTAGCTATATTAACCTGTATGGACTGCAGACTAATCGACTTTTTTGAACCAGCACTTGGTCTTAAAAGAGGAGATGCAAAAATCGTTAGAAACGCAGGAAACTCCATTGTAGGTGAAGATGCAATCAGATCTATTGGTGCAGCTTTATACAACCTCGGTGCTGAAGAAGTCATGGTTGTAGGTCACACAGAATGTGGTATGGCTGGTGCTGATGCTGAAGCTTTAAAAGAAAAAATGCTCGCTCGCGGTATCAAAGAGGAAGATATTGCTAAATACGATTTGGCTGAATGGATTGGTGGATTTGAATCTGAAGAAGAAAACGTTAAAAATGTTTGTGAAAAAATCAAAAACCACCCATTAATACCTGATGTACCGGTACACGGTCTTATCATCGATATCGTAACGGGTGAGTTAAAAGTTTTAGTAGATGGTTATTAA
- the argF gene encoding ornithine carbamoyltransferase, which yields MGNLISICDIKDDVQDILDLAIKIKAGETEKSPLEGKTLAMIFQKSSTRTRVSFDVGMYQLGGRAIFLSSNDLQMGRGEPIYDTAKVLSRFVDGIMIRAVEHCDVVELAQHSDVPVISGLTNVEHPCQALADVLTIKEHFGTFENKKICFVGDGNNVCNSLLLISPLLGMDMSIACPKGYEPNEHVLRIANEYAKEMNTKITVSDDLNVALDNVDVVYTDVWVSMGDEAEELQRKAALSPYQVDSDLMNLANDGAIFMHCLPAVRDQEVTTAVIDGPNSVVFDQAENRLHAQKAILYYFLKDE from the coding sequence ATGGGTAATTTGATATCAATATGTGATATAAAAGATGATGTTCAAGACATTTTGGATTTGGCTATAAAAATTAAAGCAGGTGAAACGGAGAAAAGTCCTCTTGAAGGTAAAACATTAGCGATGATATTCCAAAAATCATCAACAAGAACTAGAGTTTCTTTTGATGTTGGAATGTATCAGTTAGGCGGAAGAGCAATCTTTTTATCTTCTAATGATTTACAGATGGGAAGAGGAGAACCGATTTATGATACTGCAAAGGTTTTAAGCCGTTTCGTTGATGGAATAATGATTAGAGCTGTTGAACATTGTGATGTAGTTGAATTAGCCCAACATTCTGATGTACCAGTTATTAGTGGATTAACCAATGTGGAACATCCTTGTCAGGCATTGGCTGATGTATTAACAATTAAAGAACATTTTGGAACTTTTGAAAATAAGAAAATATGTTTCGTCGGTGACGGAAATAATGTATGTAATTCCCTTTTATTAATTTCCCCACTTTTAGGAATGGACATGTCTATTGCTTGCCCTAAAGGATATGAACCTAATGAACATGTTTTAAGAATTGCAAATGAGTATGCTAAGGAAATGAATACTAAAATCACTGTTAGTGATGATTTAAATGTTGCTTTAGATAATGTTGATGTTGTCTATACTGATGTTTGGGTTAGTATGGGTGATGAAGCTGAAGAATTACAAAGGAAAGCGGCCTTATCTCCTTATCAAGTTGATTCAGATTTAATGAACTTGGCAAATGATGGTGCTATTTTTATGCATTGTCTACCTGCAGTCAGGGATCAGGAAGTTACAACAGCGGTCATTGATGGTCCAAATTCTGTTGTTTTTGACCAGGCAGAAAACAGACTGCATGCTCAAAAAGCTATTTTATATTACTTTTTAAAAGATGAATAA
- the ilvN gene encoding acetolactate synthase small subunit — MDTEYHVISTLVEDKPGVLQKVAGMFNRRGFNIESITVGKSEVEGQSRMVITVHADEKGLEQVTKQLNKLIDVIKIKDITKSAVKRELCLVKVAVPNAKARAEIMQYTNIFRAHILDVSEQTLMVELTGDKEKINAFISLVENYGIKRIARTGLTAMSRGV, encoded by the coding sequence ATGGATACAGAATATCACGTTATTTCCACATTGGTTGAAGATAAACCAGGGGTTTTGCAAAAAGTAGCTGGAATGTTTAATAGAAGGGGATTCAATATTGAAAGTATAACTGTAGGTAAATCAGAAGTAGAAGGACAATCCCGTATGGTAATTACTGTTCATGCAGATGAAAAAGGGCTTGAACAGGTTACAAAACAATTAAATAAATTAATTGATGTTATCAAGATTAAAGATATTACTAAATCTGCTGTTAAAAGGGAATTGTGTCTTGTTAAGGTCGCTGTTCCTAATGCTAAAGCAAGAGCAGAAATAATGCAGTATACAAATATTTTCAGAGCACATATTTTAGATGTTTCGGAACAAACATTGATGGTTGAGCTTACTGGAGATAAGGAAAAGATTAATGCATTCATATCTTTAGTAGAAAATTATGGAATTAAAAGAATAGCCCGTACTGGCCTTACAGCTATGTCAAGGGGAGTATAA
- a CDS encoding TMEM175 family protein yields MDIDPGRLIGLTDGIFGMVMTLLVFGMALPQAHLITEGQFITFLNSIAHSFGLTIVSFILVSSFWIYHHEFIKINSLNMPFLWINILFLACISCIPFTTSIIGSYSMFFISNVLFGLNIFLTILFFSIMYIYAYNMGFLENNPSKTEKRYVLKTFLIIMGLTIAVNLLDFNFSEDFIYLFLLVPVISTLRDINFKMKS; encoded by the coding sequence ATGGATATTGACCCTGGAAGATTGATTGGTTTGACTGATGGTATTTTTGGAATGGTTATGACTCTTCTGGTCTTTGGTATGGCTTTGCCTCAAGCTCATTTGATAACAGAAGGGCAGTTTATAACTTTTTTAAATTCAATTGCTCATTCTTTTGGGTTGACTATTGTTAGTTTTATTCTAGTCAGTTCTTTTTGGATTTATCATCATGAATTTATAAAAATTAATTCATTAAATATGCCTTTTTTATGGATTAATATATTATTTTTGGCTTGCATTTCATGTATCCCATTTACAACATCTATAATAGGTTCTTATTCAATGTTTTTCATATCTAATGTGCTGTTTGGATTAAATATATTTTTGACAATTCTGTTCTTTTCAATTATGTATATATATGCATATAATATGGGATTTTTAGAGAATAATCCTTCAAAAACTGAAAAGAGATATGTTTTAAAAACATTCCTCATTATTATGGGTCTTACTATTGCTGTAAATCTTCTTGATTTCAATTTTTCAGAGGATTTTATTTATCTGTTCTTGCTGGTTCCAGTAATTTCTACATTGAGGGATATTAATTTTAAAATGAAGTCATAG